One segment of Rhipicephalus sanguineus isolate Rsan-2018 chromosome 6, BIME_Rsan_1.4, whole genome shotgun sequence DNA contains the following:
- the LOC119396124 gene encoding uncharacterized PE-PGRS family protein PE_PGRS46 isoform X25, translating to MKLFSALALLSLAIPACLGAGVKTIVRGGAALPGTVAVAPLSSLPTPPAVTTQAWSVPSPVRPLVQSAQASQAGSPALASEVCPDPSLDLWAVSLALTLAPSVGSAAATGEATLATWVDHWAASMDRTPVATVDTSVAFPDPTLATTEDHWAAFMDLTPVASVDTIGGLSGSYPGYFGRSLGGLYGSYPGGFGGYLGGLSGSYPGYFGGSLGGLYGSYPGGFGGYLGGLSGYYPGRFGGALSGLFGSYPGSFGGVLGRLSGSYPGSLSGLLGGAYGSYPGSFGGYLGGLSGYYPGRFGGALSGLFGSYPGSFGGVLGRLSGSYPGSLSGLLGGVYGSYPGSFGGYLGGLSGYYPGRFGGALSGLFGSYPGSFGGVLGRLSGFYPGSLSGLLGGVYGSYPGSFGGYLGGLSGYYPGRFGGALSGLFGSYPGSFGGYLGGLSGYYPGRFGGALSGLLGSYPGSFGGVLGRLSGSYPGSLSGLLGGVYGSYPGSFGGYLGGLSGYYPGRLGGALSGLFGSYPGSFGGVLGRLSGFYPGSLSGLLGGVYGSYPGSFGGYLGGLSGYYPGRFGGALSGLYGSYPGSFGGYLGGLSGYYPGRLGGALSGLFGSYPGSFGGVLGRLSGFYPGSLSGLLGGVYGSYPGSFGGYLGGLSGYYPGRFGGALSGLYGSYPGSFGGYLGGLSGYYPRSYGGSLSSLYGSYPGSYGGYLGGLYGSYPGGYGGLGGLFGGFPGYGDRSLGSLFGRGAYPGFYGATTLNLIGNHNFGLLGRYPPPPGLGAVERRGRFLPHPVDIRTTTDPVTGHPMVQAVYFGNLRERIVPVPIPIVQDVPYPVPVPVPQPYPVPRPVTFQVPVPVAHPVPVHTNTEVHKTDVVAATPQGAVLLDRQVTGIRPGATTTV from the exons ATGAAGCTCTTCAGTGCTCTCGCACTACTATCACTGG CCATTCCGGCCTGCCTTGGTGCCGGAGTCAAGACAATTGTCAGAGGAGGTGCCGCCCTACCCGGAACAGTAGCTGTAGCACCACTAAGTTCACTGCCCACCCCCCCTGCTGTCACCACCCAAGCGTGGTCAGTTCCGTCACCGGTCCGACCGTTAGTACAGTCGGCCCAAGCGTCACAGGCGGGCTCACCGGCACTGGCGTCGGAGGTGTGCCCGGATCCCTCACTGGATCTTTGGGCGGTCTCTCTGGCTCTTACCCTGGCTCCCTCGGTGGGCTCGGCGGCGGCTACTGGGGAAGCTACCCTGGCTACTTGGGTGGATCACTGGGCGGCCTCTATGGATCGTACCCCGGTGGCTACGGTGGATACCTCGGTGGCCTTTCCGGATCCTACCCTGGCTACTACGGAGGATCACTGGGCGGCCTTTATGGATCTTACCCCGGTGGCTTCGGTGGATACCATCGGTGGCCTTTCCGGATCCTACCCTGGCTACTTCGGTCGATCACTGGGCGGCCTTTATGGATCGTACCCCGGTGGCTTCGGTGGATACCTCGGTGGCCTTTCCGGATCCTACCCTGGCTACTTCGGAGGATCACTGGGCGGCCTTTATGGATCGTACCCCGGTGGCTTCGGTGGTTACCTGGGTGGCCTTTCCGGATACTACCCCGGAAGATTTGGTGGAGCTCTGAGTGGCCTCTTCGGATCCTATCCCGGTAGCTTTGGTGGAGTCCTAGGTCGCCTTTCTGGATCCTACCCAGGAAGCCTTAGCGGGCTTCTCGGTGGTGCCTACGGTTCCTATCCTGGTAGCTTTGGTGGATACCTCGGTGGCCTTTCCGGATACTACCCCGGAAGGTTTGGTGGAGCTCTGAGTGGCCTCTTCGGATCCTATCCCGGTAGCTTTGGTGGAGTCCTAGGTCGCCTTTCTGGATCCTATCCAGGAAGCCTTAGCGGACTTCTGGGTGGTGTCTACGGTTCCTATCCTGGTAGCTTTGGTGGATACCTCGGTGGCCTTTCCGGATACTACCCCGGAAGGTTTGGTGGAGCTCTGAGTGGCCTCTTCGGATCCTATCCCGGTAGCTTTGGTGGAGTCCTAG GTCGCCTTTCTGGATTCTACCCAGGAAGCCTTAGTGGACTTCTGGGTGGTGTCTACGGATCCTATCCTGGTAGCTTTGGTGGATACCTGGGTGGCCTTTCTGGATACTACCCCGGAAGATTTGGTGGAGCTCTGAGTGGCCTCTTCGGATCCTATCCTGGTAGCTTTGGTGGATACTTGGGTGGCCTTTCCGGATACTACCCCGGAAGATTTGGTGGAGCTCTGAGTGGCCTCCTCGGATCCTATCCCGGTAGCTTTGGCGGAGTCCTAGGTCGCCTTTCTGGATCCTACCCAGGAAGCCTTAGCGGACTTCTGGGTGGTGTCTACGGATCATATCCTGGTAGCTTTGGTGGATACCTGGGTGGCCTTTCCGGATACTACCCCGGAAGACTTGGTGGAGCTCTGAGTGGTCTCTTCGGATCCTATCCCGGTAGCTTTGGTGGAGTCCTAGGTCGCCTTTCTGGATTCTACCCAGGAAGCCTTAGCGGACTTCTGGGTGGTGTCTACGGATCCTATCCTGGTAGCTTCGGTGGATACCTGGGTGGCCTTTCTGGATACTACCCCGGAAGATTTGGTGGAGCTCTTAGTGGCCTCTACGGATCCTATCCTGGTAGCTTTGGTGGATACCTGGGTGGCCTTTCCGGATACTACCCCGGAAGACTTGGTGGAGCTCTGAGTGGTCTCTTCGGATCCTATCCCGGTAGCTTTGGTGGAGTCCTAGGTCGCCTTTCTGGATTCTACCCAGGAAGCCTTAGCGGACTTCTGGGTGGTGTCTACGGATCCTATCCTGGTAGCTTCGGTGGATACCTGGGTGGCCTTTCTGGATACTACCCCGGAAGATTTGGTGGAGCTCTGAGTGGCCTCTACGGATCCTATCCTGGTAGTTTTGGCGGATATCTTGGTGGTCTTTCTGGATACTACCCCAGAAGTTATGGTGGATCTCTGAGCAGTCTGTACGGTTCCTACCCCGGTAGCTACGGTGGGTACCTCGGTGGCCTTTACGGTTCCTACCCTGGAGGCTATGGTGGATTGGGTGGCCTGTTCGGAGGCTTCCCTGGTTACGGCGACCGCAGTCTTGGCAGCCTGTTCGGCAGAGGAGCTTACCCTGGTTTCTACGGAGCTACCACATTGAACCTCATCGGCAACCACAACTTTGGCCTTCTCGGACGATACCCACCTCCACCTGGTCTTGGAGCCGTCGAGCGCCGGGGGCGATTCCTACCTCATCCCGTTGACATCCGCACTACCACTGACCCCGTAACTGGCCACCCCATGGTTCAGGCTGTCTACTTTGGAAACCTGCGTGAGCGCATTGTGCCTGTACCAATCCCAATTGTACAGGATGTCCCATATCCAGTACCAGTCCCCGTCCCACAGCCGTACCCAGTTCCACGCCCTGTCACTTTCCAAGTGCCCGTCCCAGTAGCACACCCAGTGCCAGTCCACACTAACACCGAAGTGCACAAGACCGACGTTGTGGCCGCCACTCCACAAGGCGCAG TTCTCCTCGACCGTCAAGTCACTGGCATCCGACCAGGTGCCACCACCACCGTGTAA
- the LOC119396124 gene encoding uncharacterized protein LOC119396124 isoform X50 — translation MKLFSALALLSLAIPACLGAGVKTIVRGGAALPGTVAVAPLSSLPTPPAVTTQAWSVPSPVRPLVQSAQASQAGSPALASEVCPDPSLDLWAVSLALTLAPSVGSAAATGEATLATWVDHWAASMDRTPVATVDTSVAFPDPTLATTEDHWAAFMDLTPVASVDTIGGLSGSYPGYFGRSLGGLYGSYPGGFGGYLGGLSGSYPGYFGGSLGGLYGSYPGGFGGYLGGLSGYYPGRFGGALSGLFGSYPGSFGGVLGRLSGSYPGSLSGLLGGAYGSYPGSFGGYLGGLSGYYPGRFGGALSGLFGSYPGSFGGVLGRLSGSYPGSLSGLLGGVYGSYPGSLSGLLGGVYGSYPGSFGGYLGRLSGSYPGSLSGLLGGVYGSYPGSFGGYLGGLSGYYPGRLGGALSGLFGSYPGSFGGVLGRLSGFYPGSLSGLLGGVYGSYPGSFGGYLGGLSGYYPGRFGGALSGLYGSYPGSFGGYLGGLSGYYPGRLGGALSGLFGSYPGSFGGVLGRLSGFYPGSLSGLLGGVYGSYPGSFGGYLGGLSGYYPGRFGGALSGLYGSYPGSFGGYLGGLSGYYPRSYGGSLSSLYGSYPGSYGGYLGGLYGSYPGGYGGLGGLFGGFPGYGDRSLGSLFGRGAYPGFYGATTLNLIGNHNFGLLGRYPPPPGLGAVERRGRFLPHPVDIRTTTDPVTGHPMVQAVYFGNLRERIVPVPIPIVQDVPYPVPVPVPQPYPVPRPVTFQVPVPVAHPVPVHTNTEVHKTDVVAATPQGAVLLDRQVTGIRPGATTTV, via the exons ATGAAGCTCTTCAGTGCTCTCGCACTACTATCACTGG CCATTCCGGCCTGCCTTGGTGCCGGAGTCAAGACAATTGTCAGAGGAGGTGCCGCCCTACCCGGAACAGTAGCTGTAGCACCACTAAGTTCACTGCCCACCCCCCCTGCTGTCACCACCCAAGCGTGGTCAGTTCCGTCACCGGTCCGACCGTTAGTACAGTCGGCCCAAGCGTCACAGGCGGGCTCACCGGCACTGGCGTCGGAGGTGTGCCCGGATCCCTCACTGGATCTTTGGGCGGTCTCTCTGGCTCTTACCCTGGCTCCCTCGGTGGGCTCGGCGGCGGCTACTGGGGAAGCTACCCTGGCTACTTGGGTGGATCACTGGGCGGCCTCTATGGATCGTACCCCGGTGGCTACGGTGGATACCTCGGTGGCCTTTCCGGATCCTACCCTGGCTACTACGGAGGATCACTGGGCGGCCTTTATGGATCTTACCCCGGTGGCTTCGGTGGATACCATCGGTGGCCTTTCCGGATCCTACCCTGGCTACTTCGGTCGATCACTGGGCGGCCTTTATGGATCGTACCCCGGTGGCTTCGGTGGATACCTCGGTGGCCTTTCCGGATCCTACCCTGGCTACTTCGGAGGATCACTGGGCGGCCTTTATGGATCGTACCCCGGTGGCTTCGGTGGTTACCTGGGTGGCCTTTCCGGATACTACCCCGGAAGATTTGGTGGAGCTCTGAGTGGCCTCTTCGGATCCTATCCCGGTAGCTTTGGTGGAGTCCTAGGTCGCCTTTCTGGATCCTACCCAGGAAGCCTTAGCGGGCTTCTCGGTGGTGCCTACGGTTCCTATCCTGGTAGCTTTGGTGGATACCTCGGTGGCCTTTCCGGATACTACCCCGGAAGGTTTGGTGGAGCTCTGAGTGGCCTCTTCGGATCCTATCCCGGTAGCTTTGGTGGAGTCCTAGGTCGCCTTTCTGGATCCTATCCAGGAAGCCTTAGCGGACTTCTGGGTGGTGTCTACGGTTCCTATCCTG GAAGCCTTAGTGGACTTCTGGGTGGTGTCTACGGATCCTATCCTGGTAGCTTTGGTGGATACCTGG GTCGCCTTTCTGGATCCTACCCAGGAAGCCTTAGCGGACTTCTGGGTGGTGTCTACGGATCATATCCTGGTAGCTTTGGTGGATACCTGGGTGGCCTTTCCGGATACTACCCCGGAAGACTTGGTGGAGCTCTGAGTGGTCTCTTCGGATCCTATCCCGGTAGCTTTGGTGGAGTCCTAGGTCGCCTTTCTGGATTCTACCCAGGAAGCCTTAGCGGACTTCTGGGTGGTGTCTACGGATCCTATCCTGGTAGCTTCGGTGGATACCTGGGTGGCCTTTCTGGATACTACCCCGGAAGATTTGGTGGAGCTCTTAGTGGCCTCTACGGATCCTATCCTGGTAGCTTTGGTGGATACCTGGGTGGCCTTTCCGGATACTACCCCGGAAGACTTGGTGGAGCTCTGAGTGGTCTCTTCGGATCCTATCCCGGTAGCTTTGGTGGAGTCCTAGGTCGCCTTTCTGGATTCTACCCAGGAAGCCTTAGCGGACTTCTGGGTGGTGTCTACGGATCCTATCCTGGTAGCTTCGGTGGATACCTGGGTGGCCTTTCTGGATACTACCCCGGAAGATTTGGTGGAGCTCTGAGTGGCCTCTACGGATCCTATCCTGGTAGTTTTGGCGGATATCTTGGTGGTCTTTCTGGATACTACCCCAGAAGTTATGGTGGATCTCTGAGCAGTCTGTACGGTTCCTACCCCGGTAGCTACGGTGGGTACCTCGGTGGCCTTTACGGTTCCTACCCTGGAGGCTATGGTGGATTGGGTGGCCTGTTCGGAGGCTTCCCTGGTTACGGCGACCGCAGTCTTGGCAGCCTGTTCGGCAGAGGAGCTTACCCTGGTTTCTACGGAGCTACCACATTGAACCTCATCGGCAACCACAACTTTGGCCTTCTCGGACGATACCCACCTCCACCTGGTCTTGGAGCCGTCGAGCGCCGGGGGCGATTCCTACCTCATCCCGTTGACATCCGCACTACCACTGACCCCGTAACTGGCCACCCCATGGTTCAGGCTGTCTACTTTGGAAACCTGCGTGAGCGCATTGTGCCTGTACCAATCCCAATTGTACAGGATGTCCCATATCCAGTACCAGTCCCCGTCCCACAGCCGTACCCAGTTCCACGCCCTGTCACTTTCCAAGTGCCCGTCCCAGTAGCACACCCAGTGCCAGTCCACACTAACACCGAAGTGCACAAGACCGACGTTGTGGCCGCCACTCCACAAGGCGCAG TTCTCCTCGACCGTCAAGTCACTGGCATCCGACCAGGTGCCACCACCACCGTGTAA
- the LOC119396124 gene encoding uncharacterized PE-PGRS family protein PE_PGRS46 isoform X24, protein MKLFSALALLSLAIPACLGAGVKTIVRGGAALPGTVAVAPLSSLPTPPAVTTQAWSVPSPVRPLVQSAQASQAGSPALASEVCPDPSLDLWAVSLALTLAPSVGSAAATGEATLATWVDHWAASMDRTPVATVDTSVAFPDPTLATTEDHWAAFMDLTPVASVDTIGGLSGSYPGYFGRSLGGLYGSYPGGFGGYLGGLSGSYPGYFGGSLGGLYGSYPGGFGGYLGGLSGYYPGRFGGALSGLFGSYPGSFGGVLGRLSGSYPGSLSGLLGGAYGSYPGSFGGYLGGLSGYYPGRFGGALSGLFGSYPGSFGGVLGRLSGSYPGSLSGLLGGVYGSYPGSFGGYLGGLSGYYPGRFGGALSGLFGSYPGSFGGVLGRLSGSYPGSLSGLLGGVYGSYPGSLGGYLGGLSGYYPGSIGGALSGLLGSYPGAFGSVLGRLSGSYPGSLSGLLGGVYGSYPGSLSGLLGGVYGSYPGSFGGYLGRLSGSYPGSLSGLLGGVYGSYPGSFGGYLGGLSGYYPGRLGGALSGLFGSYPGSFGGVLGRLSGFYPGSLSGLLGGVYGSYPGSFGGYLGGLSGYYPGRFGGALSGLYGSYPGSFGGYLGGLSGYYPGRLGGALSGLFGSYPGSFGGVLGRLSGFYPGSLSGLLGGVYGSYPGSFGGYLGGLSGYYPGRFGGALSGLYGSYPGSFGGYLGGLSGYYPRSYGGSLSSLYGSYPGSYGGYLGGLYGSYPGGYGGLGGLFGGFPGYGDRSLGSLFGRGAYPGFYGATTLNLIGNHNFGLLGRYPPPPGLGAVERRGRFLPHPVDIRTTTDPVTGHPMVQAVYFGNLRERIVPVPIPIVQDVPYPVPVPVPQPYPVPRPVTFQVPVPVAHPVPVHTNTEVHKTDVVAATPQGAVLLDRQVTGIRPGATTTV, encoded by the exons ATGAAGCTCTTCAGTGCTCTCGCACTACTATCACTGG CCATTCCGGCCTGCCTTGGTGCCGGAGTCAAGACAATTGTCAGAGGAGGTGCCGCCCTACCCGGAACAGTAGCTGTAGCACCACTAAGTTCACTGCCCACCCCCCCTGCTGTCACCACCCAAGCGTGGTCAGTTCCGTCACCGGTCCGACCGTTAGTACAGTCGGCCCAAGCGTCACAGGCGGGCTCACCGGCACTGGCGTCGGAGGTGTGCCCGGATCCCTCACTGGATCTTTGGGCGGTCTCTCTGGCTCTTACCCTGGCTCCCTCGGTGGGCTCGGCGGCGGCTACTGGGGAAGCTACCCTGGCTACTTGGGTGGATCACTGGGCGGCCTCTATGGATCGTACCCCGGTGGCTACGGTGGATACCTCGGTGGCCTTTCCGGATCCTACCCTGGCTACTACGGAGGATCACTGGGCGGCCTTTATGGATCTTACCCCGGTGGCTTCGGTGGATACCATCGGTGGCCTTTCCGGATCCTACCCTGGCTACTTCGGTCGATCACTGGGCGGCCTTTATGGATCGTACCCCGGTGGCTTCGGTGGATACCTCGGTGGCCTTTCCGGATCCTACCCTGGCTACTTCGGAGGATCACTGGGCGGCCTTTATGGATCGTACCCCGGTGGCTTCGGTGGTTACCTGGGTGGCCTTTCCGGATACTACCCCGGAAGATTTGGTGGAGCTCTGAGTGGCCTCTTCGGATCCTATCCCGGTAGCTTTGGTGGAGTCCTAGGTCGCCTTTCTGGATCCTACCCAGGAAGCCTTAGCGGGCTTCTCGGTGGTGCCTACGGTTCCTATCCTGGTAGCTTTGGTGGATACCTCGGTGGCCTTTCCGGATACTACCCCGGAAGGTTTGGTGGAGCTCTGAGTGGCCTCTTCGGATCCTATCCCGGTAGCTTTGGTGGAGTCCTAGGTCGCCTTTCTGGATCCTATCCAGGAAGCCTTAGCGGACTTCTGGGTGGTGTCTACGGTTCCTATCCTGGTAGCTTTGGTGGATACCTCGGTGGCCTTTCCGGATACTACCCCGGAAGGTTTGGTGGAGCTCTGAGTGGCCTCTTCGGATCCTATCCCGGTAGCTTTGGTGGAGTCCTAGGTCGTCTTTCTGGATCCTACCCAGGAAGCCTTAGCGGACTTCTGGGTGGCGTCTACGGATCCTATCCCGGTAGCTTGGGTGGATACCTGGGTGGTCTTTCCGGATACTACCCCGGAAGCATTGGTGGAGCTCTGAGTGGCCTCTTGGGATCCTATCCCGGTGCCTTTGGTTCAGTCCTAGGTCGCCTATCTGGATCCTACCCAGGAAGCCTTAGCGGACTTCTGGGTGGTGTCTACGGTTCCTATCCTG GAAGCCTTAGTGGACTTCTGGGTGGTGTCTACGGATCCTATCCTGGTAGCTTTGGTGGATACCTGG GTCGCCTTTCTGGATCCTACCCAGGAAGCCTTAGCGGACTTCTGGGTGGTGTCTACGGATCATATCCTGGTAGCTTTGGTGGATACCTGGGTGGCCTTTCCGGATACTACCCCGGAAGACTTGGTGGAGCTCTGAGTGGTCTCTTCGGATCCTATCCCGGTAGCTTTGGTGGAGTCCTAGGTCGCCTTTCTGGATTCTACCCAGGAAGCCTTAGCGGACTTCTGGGTGGTGTCTACGGATCCTATCCTGGTAGCTTCGGTGGATACCTGGGTGGCCTTTCTGGATACTACCCCGGAAGATTTGGTGGAGCTCTTAGTGGCCTCTACGGATCCTATCCTGGTAGCTTTGGTGGATACCTGGGTGGCCTTTCCGGATACTACCCCGGAAGACTTGGTGGAGCTCTGAGTGGTCTCTTCGGATCCTATCCCGGTAGCTTTGGTGGAGTCCTAGGTCGCCTTTCTGGATTCTACCCAGGAAGCCTTAGCGGACTTCTGGGTGGTGTCTACGGATCCTATCCTGGTAGCTTCGGTGGATACCTGGGTGGCCTTTCTGGATACTACCCCGGAAGATTTGGTGGAGCTCTGAGTGGCCTCTACGGATCCTATCCTGGTAGTTTTGGCGGATATCTTGGTGGTCTTTCTGGATACTACCCCAGAAGTTATGGTGGATCTCTGAGCAGTCTGTACGGTTCCTACCCCGGTAGCTACGGTGGGTACCTCGGTGGCCTTTACGGTTCCTACCCTGGAGGCTATGGTGGATTGGGTGGCCTGTTCGGAGGCTTCCCTGGTTACGGCGACCGCAGTCTTGGCAGCCTGTTCGGCAGAGGAGCTTACCCTGGTTTCTACGGAGCTACCACATTGAACCTCATCGGCAACCACAACTTTGGCCTTCTCGGACGATACCCACCTCCACCTGGTCTTGGAGCCGTCGAGCGCCGGGGGCGATTCCTACCTCATCCCGTTGACATCCGCACTACCACTGACCCCGTAACTGGCCACCCCATGGTTCAGGCTGTCTACTTTGGAAACCTGCGTGAGCGCATTGTGCCTGTACCAATCCCAATTGTACAGGATGTCCCATATCCAGTACCAGTCCCCGTCCCACAGCCGTACCCAGTTCCACGCCCTGTCACTTTCCAAGTGCCCGTCCCAGTAGCACACCCAGTGCCAGTCCACACTAACACCGAAGTGCACAAGACCGACGTTGTGGCCGCCACTCCACAAGGCGCAG TTCTCCTCGACCGTCAAGTCACTGGCATCCGACCAGGTGCCACCACCACCGTGTAA
- the LOC119396124 gene encoding uncharacterized protein LOC119396124 isoform X43, with protein MKLFSALALLSLAIPACLGAGVKTIVRGGAALPGTVAVAPLSSLPTPPAVTTQAWSVPSPVRPLVQSAQASQAGSPALASEVCPDPSLDLWAVSLALTLAPSVGSAAATGEATLATWVDHWAASMDRTPVATVDTSVAFPDPTLATTEDHWAAFMDLTPVASVDTIGGLSGSYPGYFGRSLGGLYGSYPGGFGGYLGGLSGSYPGYFGGSLGGLYGSYPGGFGGYLGGLSGYYPGRFGGALSGLFGSYPGSFGGVLGRLSGSYPGSLSGLLGGAYGSYPGSFGGYLGGLSGYYPGRFGGALSGLFGSYPGSFGGVLGRLSGSYPGSLSGLLGGVYGSYPGSFGGYLGGLSGYYPGRFGGALSGLFGSYPGSFGGVLGRLSGFYPGSLSGLLGGVYGSYPGSFGGYLGRLSGSYPGSLSGLLGGVYGSYPGSFGGYLGGLSGYYPGRLGGALSGLFGSYPGSFGGVLGRLSGFYPGSLSGLLGGVYGSYPGSFGGYLGGLSGYYPGRFGGALSGLYGSYPGSFGGYLGGLSGYYPGRLGGALSGLFGSYPGSFGGVLGRLSGFYPGSLSGLLGGVYGSYPGSFGGYLGGLSGYYPGRFGGALSGLYGSYPGSFGGYLGGLSGYYPRSYGGSLSSLYGSYPGSYGGYLGGLYGSYPGGYGGLGGLFGGFPGYGDRSLGSLFGRGAYPGFYGATTLNLIGNHNFGLLGRYPPPPGLGAVERRGRFLPHPVDIRTTTDPVTGHPMVQAVYFGNLRERIVPVPIPIVQDVPYPVPVPVPQPYPVPRPVTFQVPVPVAHPVPVHTNTEVHKTDVVAATPQGAVLLDRQVTGIRPGATTTV; from the exons ATGAAGCTCTTCAGTGCTCTCGCACTACTATCACTGG CCATTCCGGCCTGCCTTGGTGCCGGAGTCAAGACAATTGTCAGAGGAGGTGCCGCCCTACCCGGAACAGTAGCTGTAGCACCACTAAGTTCACTGCCCACCCCCCCTGCTGTCACCACCCAAGCGTGGTCAGTTCCGTCACCGGTCCGACCGTTAGTACAGTCGGCCCAAGCGTCACAGGCGGGCTCACCGGCACTGGCGTCGGAGGTGTGCCCGGATCCCTCACTGGATCTTTGGGCGGTCTCTCTGGCTCTTACCCTGGCTCCCTCGGTGGGCTCGGCGGCGGCTACTGGGGAAGCTACCCTGGCTACTTGGGTGGATCACTGGGCGGCCTCTATGGATCGTACCCCGGTGGCTACGGTGGATACCTCGGTGGCCTTTCCGGATCCTACCCTGGCTACTACGGAGGATCACTGGGCGGCCTTTATGGATCTTACCCCGGTGGCTTCGGTGGATACCATCGGTGGCCTTTCCGGATCCTACCCTGGCTACTTCGGTCGATCACTGGGCGGCCTTTATGGATCGTACCCCGGTGGCTTCGGTGGATACCTCGGTGGCCTTTCCGGATCCTACCCTGGCTACTTCGGAGGATCACTGGGCGGCCTTTATGGATCGTACCCCGGTGGCTTCGGTGGTTACCTGGGTGGCCTTTCCGGATACTACCCCGGAAGATTTGGTGGAGCTCTGAGTGGCCTCTTCGGATCCTATCCCGGTAGCTTTGGTGGAGTCCTAGGTCGCCTTTCTGGATCCTACCCAGGAAGCCTTAGCGGGCTTCTCGGTGGTGCCTACGGTTCCTATCCTGGTAGCTTTGGTGGATACCTCGGTGGCCTTTCCGGATACTACCCCGGAAGGTTTGGTGGAGCTCTGAGTGGCCTCTTCGGATCCTATCCCGGTAGCTTTGGTGGAGTCCTAGGTCGCCTTTCTGGATCCTATCCAGGAAGCCTTAGCGGACTTCTGGGTGGTGTCTACGGTTCCTATCCTGGTAGCTTTGGTGGATACCTCGGTGGCCTTTCCGGATACTACCCCGGAAGGTTTGGTGGAGCTCTGAGTGGCCTCTTCGGATCCTATCCCGGTAGCTTTGGTGGAGTCCTAG GTCGCCTTTCTGGATTCTACCCAGGAAGCCTTAGTGGACTTCTGGGTGGTGTCTACGGATCCTATCCTGGTAGCTTTGGTGGATACCTGG GTCGCCTTTCTGGATCCTACCCAGGAAGCCTTAGCGGACTTCTGGGTGGTGTCTACGGATCATATCCTGGTAGCTTTGGTGGATACCTGGGTGGCCTTTCCGGATACTACCCCGGAAGACTTGGTGGAGCTCTGAGTGGTCTCTTCGGATCCTATCCCGGTAGCTTTGGTGGAGTCCTAGGTCGCCTTTCTGGATTCTACCCAGGAAGCCTTAGCGGACTTCTGGGTGGTGTCTACGGATCCTATCCTGGTAGCTTCGGTGGATACCTGGGTGGCCTTTCTGGATACTACCCCGGAAGATTTGGTGGAGCTCTTAGTGGCCTCTACGGATCCTATCCTGGTAGCTTTGGTGGATACCTGGGTGGCCTTTCCGGATACTACCCCGGAAGACTTGGTGGAGCTCTGAGTGGTCTCTTCGGATCCTATCCCGGTAGCTTTGGTGGAGTCCTAGGTCGCCTTTCTGGATTCTACCCAGGAAGCCTTAGCGGACTTCTGGGTGGTGTCTACGGATCCTATCCTGGTAGCTTCGGTGGATACCTGGGTGGCCTTTCTGGATACTACCCCGGAAGATTTGGTGGAGCTCTGAGTGGCCTCTACGGATCCTATCCTGGTAGTTTTGGCGGATATCTTGGTGGTCTTTCTGGATACTACCCCAGAAGTTATGGTGGATCTCTGAGCAGTCTGTACGGTTCCTACCCCGGTAGCTACGGTGGGTACCTCGGTGGCCTTTACGGTTCCTACCCTGGAGGCTATGGTGGATTGGGTGGCCTGTTCGGAGGCTTCCCTGGTTACGGCGACCGCAGTCTTGGCAGCCTGTTCGGCAGAGGAGCTTACCCTGGTTTCTACGGAGCTACCACATTGAACCTCATCGGCAACCACAACTTTGGCCTTCTCGGACGATACCCACCTCCACCTGGTCTTGGAGCCGTCGAGCGCCGGGGGCGATTCCTACCTCATCCCGTTGACATCCGCACTACCACTGACCCCGTAACTGGCCACCCCATGGTTCAGGCTGTCTACTTTGGAAACCTGCGTGAGCGCATTGTGCCTGTACCAATCCCAATTGTACAGGATGTCCCATATCCAGTACCAGTCCCCGTCCCACAGCCGTACCCAGTTCCACGCCCTGTCACTTTCCAAGTGCCCGTCCCAGTAGCACACCCAGTGCCAGTCCACACTAACACCGAAGTGCACAAGACCGACGTTGTGGCCGCCACTCCACAAGGCGCAG TTCTCCTCGACCGTCAAGTCACTGGCATCCGACCAGGTGCCACCACCACCGTGTAA